One window of the Alphaproteobacteria bacterium genome contains the following:
- a CDS encoding phosphotransferase has translation MSDREQAAAQFLAVSGWGDARIEPLSGDASFRRYFRIGAAARSAILMDAPPGREDVRPFLRVGAALHGFGYSAPQVLAADPDRGFLLLEDLGDDLYSRVLARGASEPALYAAAIALLRDLHGRDVPPDTPVFDGARALREVRLFLEWTLPVLLGDRVSETAATTFDECWREVLAPLLSEPPVLTLFDYHAENLIWLPDRTGLRRVGLLDYQDAVAGPASYDVVSLLEDARRDVTPGVVEASLAQYCAGMSGAEESRFRVSVAVAGAQRNTRILGVFGRLFRRDGKSGYLKLMPRVWRHLEGDLESPPLAPLRDWFDRHVALSLRRTAPTPETFTPPAGGP, from the coding sequence GTGAGCGACCGCGAACAGGCGGCGGCGCAATTCCTTGCGGTGTCGGGGTGGGGCGATGCCCGAATCGAACCGCTGAGCGGCGATGCCTCGTTTCGCCGCTATTTCCGGATCGGGGCGGCGGCACGGTCCGCCATTTTGATGGACGCGCCGCCCGGGCGCGAGGACGTCCGCCCGTTCCTGCGCGTGGGAGCGGCGCTCCACGGGTTCGGCTATAGCGCGCCGCAGGTTCTGGCGGCCGATCCCGACAGAGGATTCCTGTTGCTCGAAGACCTGGGCGACGATCTTTACAGTCGGGTCCTGGCGCGCGGCGCGTCCGAGCCGGCGCTTTACGCTGCCGCGATCGCGCTGCTCCGCGATCTCCATGGGCGCGACGTGCCGCCCGACACGCCTGTCTTCGACGGCGCGCGCGCGTTGCGCGAAGTGCGGCTCTTCCTTGAGTGGACGTTGCCGGTCCTCCTCGGCGACCGCGTCTCCGAGACCGCGGCCACAACGTTCGACGAATGCTGGCGCGAGGTCCTCGCGCCACTGCTTAGCGAACCGCCGGTGCTCACGTTGTTCGACTATCACGCCGAGAACCTTATTTGGCTGCCCGATCGAACCGGCCTGCGCCGGGTCGGCCTCTTGGACTACCAAGACGCGGTTGCAGGGCCGGCGTCCTACGATGTGGTGTCGCTGCTCGAGGACGCGCGGCGCGACGTGACGCCGGGCGTGGTCGAGGCGTCGCTCGCGCAGTACTGCGCGGGGATGTCCGGTGCCGAAGAGAGCCGGTTTCGGGTGTCCGTTGCCGTGGCCGGCGCGCAACGGAACACGCGCATTCTCGGCGTGTTCGGGCGCCTGTTTCGGCGCGACGGCAAGAGCGGTTATCTCAAGTTGATGCCGCGAGTTTGGCGGCACCTCGAGGGCGACCTGGAATCGCCGCCATTGGCACCGCTGCGGGACTGGTTCGATCGCCACGTTGCCCTTTCGTTGCGCCGCACCGCCCCAACGCCGGAAACCTTCACGCCGCCGGCGGGTGGGCCGTGA
- a CDS encoding nucleotidyltransferase family protein: MTGRARAAIVLAAGYGRRLGALGERTPKPLIEVGGKALLDHVLDELAAAGVGTAVVNVHHLATQLRAHLGRRDDRAAPKVTISDETDALLDTGGGVAKALPLLGPQSFVVAASDVVRRGNGLGRLAAVWNDDTMDVLMLVQPRETATGFDGRGDFFLGPDGRLARRGAAAEAPFVYAGLLICHPRAYSDVPVGPFSNNVVWDRAIAAGRLFGVVHDDDWFHVGTPEAISLTDRALGG; this comes from the coding sequence GTGACCGGTCGGGCCCGCGCGGCGATCGTGTTGGCGGCGGGCTATGGCCGACGGCTCGGCGCGCTCGGCGAACGTACCCCAAAGCCGCTGATTGAGGTTGGCGGCAAAGCATTGCTCGACCACGTCCTCGACGAGTTGGCGGCGGCAGGCGTGGGGACGGCCGTGGTCAACGTGCACCATTTGGCGACACAGCTGCGCGCCCACCTGGGGCGGCGCGACGATCGTGCGGCACCTAAGGTGACGATCTCGGACGAAACCGATGCGCTGCTCGATACCGGCGGCGGGGTTGCCAAGGCGTTGCCCTTGCTCGGGCCCCAGTCGTTCGTTGTCGCCGCCAGCGACGTCGTGCGCCGGGGCAACGGACTTGGACGTCTCGCGGCCGTTTGGAACGATGACACGATGGACGTTTTGATGCTGGTTCAACCGCGCGAAACGGCCACCGGGTTCGACGGACGCGGCGATTTCTTCCTCGGCCCGGACGGCCGACTTGCGCGGCGCGGCGCGGCGGCCGAGGCACCCTTCGTCTATGCCGGATTGCTGATTTGCCACCCCCGCGCCTATTCGGACGTTCCGGTGGGACCGTTTTCCAACAATGTCGTGTGGGATCGGGCGATCGCAGCGGGGCGGCTTTTCGGTGTCGTGCACGATGACGACTGGTTTCATGTCGGCACGCCGGAGGCCATTTCGTTGACCGACCGCGCGCTCGGGGGCTGA
- the tsaE gene encoding tRNA (adenosine(37)-N6)-threonylcarbamoyltransferase complex ATPase subunit type 1 TsaE, with protein sequence MRRSRKRADRWAPPASAPGRRVIQVRLADLAATEAFAAKLARFLRRGDFVALRGELGVGKTVVARQVIRTIAGSPTEEVASPTFNLVLVYGYPHMIVWHFDLYRIRSPEETWELGLEDALAEGIALVEWPDRLGPYLPDDRIDIALHHDGDGRMVEISGSGALANRVDAEDWSS encoded by the coding sequence CTGCGGCGGTCGAGGAAACGCGCCGACCGGTGGGCGCCGCCGGCGTCGGCACCGGGGAGACGCGTTATTCAAGTTCGCCTTGCCGATCTCGCGGCGACCGAAGCGTTCGCCGCTAAACTCGCCCGATTTTTGCGCCGGGGCGATTTCGTGGCGCTGCGCGGCGAACTCGGCGTCGGCAAGACCGTGGTCGCGCGACAGGTCATCCGCACGATCGCGGGGTCGCCGACCGAGGAGGTTGCCAGTCCCACGTTCAATTTGGTGTTGGTGTATGGCTATCCGCACATGATCGTCTGGCATTTCGATCTCTACCGCATCCGCTCGCCCGAAGAGACGTGGGAGTTGGGCCTTGAGGATGCATTGGCCGAGGGGATCGCCTTGGTGGAATGGCCGGATCGCTTGGGGCCGTATCTTCCCGATGATCGGATCGATATCGCCCTGCACCATGACGGCGACGGGCGCATGGTCGAGATCTCGGGAAGCGGCGCGCTGGCGAACCGCGTCGACGCCGAGGATTGGTCCTCGTGA
- a CDS encoding phosphoenolpyruvate carboxykinase: MRRSLEDIGIRNTGTVHWNLTAPRLYEEAILRREAKLAEGGALVVLTGEHTGRSAQDKFIVREPENEANIWWGAVNKDIDIAHYTTLRQRMLAYLQGRDLFVQDCWAGADSRYRLGVRVVTEAAWHNLFAQNMFIAPTADELATFSPQFTIIQAPGFEADPTIDGTRSGTFIIVNFADRTVLIGGTSYAGEIKKSVFSILNYLLPDRSVLPMHCSVNVGGQGDSAIFFGLSGTGKTTLSADPNRRLVGDDEHGWSDNGLFNFEGGCYAKVIRLSAEAEPEIYATTGRFGTVLENVAVDDATRALDLDSAHYTENTRASYPIDFIPNTIEAGTAGHPRHVIMLTADAFGVLPPISRLTPEQAMYHFLSGYTAKVAGTEKGLGNEPQATFSTCFGAPFMPRHPSVYAKLLGEKIVSQGVTCWLVNTGWTGGAYGVGERMSIKYTRALLNAALHGGLDSVQFGVDPYFGLSVPQSCQGVPAAVLNPRETWSDKSAYEKTAAGLVGRFQQNFVQFESYVEGDIRAAAPRAAA; this comes from the coding sequence GTGCGGCGCAGTCTTGAGGATATCGGCATTCGAAATACCGGGACGGTCCATTGGAACCTAACGGCTCCGCGTCTCTACGAAGAAGCGATCCTCCGCCGCGAAGCGAAGTTGGCCGAGGGCGGCGCGCTGGTTGTCCTAACAGGCGAACACACCGGCCGGTCGGCCCAGGACAAGTTCATTGTCCGCGAGCCGGAGAACGAAGCAAATATTTGGTGGGGCGCGGTCAACAAAGATATCGACATCGCCCACTACACCACGTTGCGCCAACGGATGCTGGCCTACCTGCAAGGCCGCGACCTTTTCGTCCAGGACTGTTGGGCCGGCGCCGATTCCCGGTATCGGTTGGGGGTGCGGGTCGTGACCGAAGCGGCGTGGCATAATCTGTTTGCGCAGAACATGTTTATCGCCCCGACCGCCGATGAACTGGCGACCTTTTCGCCGCAGTTCACGATCATTCAAGCGCCGGGCTTCGAGGCCGATCCCACGATCGACGGGACCCGCAGCGGGACCTTCATCATCGTCAACTTCGCCGACAGGACGGTCTTGATCGGCGGGACGTCCTATGCCGGCGAAATCAAAAAGTCGGTGTTCTCGATCCTGAACTACCTGTTGCCCGACCGCAGCGTGTTGCCGATGCATTGTTCGGTCAATGTTGGCGGGCAGGGCGATTCGGCGATCTTCTTCGGCCTCTCCGGAACCGGGAAAACTACGCTTTCCGCGGACCCCAACCGGCGCTTGGTTGGCGACGACGAGCATGGGTGGAGCGATAATGGGCTCTTCAACTTCGAGGGCGGTTGTTATGCCAAGGTGATTCGTCTCAGCGCCGAGGCGGAGCCGGAGATTTACGCGACGACCGGACGGTTCGGCACCGTGCTTGAGAATGTCGCGGTCGATGACGCGACCCGCGCGCTCGATCTCGACAGCGCCCACTACACGGAAAACACACGCGCGTCCTATCCGATCGATTTCATTCCCAATACCATCGAAGCGGGCACTGCCGGTCATCCGCGTCACGTCATCATGCTCACCGCCGATGCCTTTGGCGTGCTGCCACCGATTTCCCGGCTGACCCCCGAACAGGCGATGTATCACTTTCTGTCGGGCTACACCGCGAAGGTTGCGGGGACGGAAAAAGGTCTCGGCAACGAGCCGCAAGCGACGTTTTCAACCTGTTTTGGTGCGCCGTTCATGCCGCGCCATCCGTCTGTGTACGCCAAGCTTCTGGGCGAGAAGATCGTTTCCCAGGGCGTCACCTGTTGGTTGGTGAACACCGGTTGGACCGGTGGCGCCTACGGCGTGGGCGAACGGATGTCGATCAAGTACACCCGCGCCCTGCTCAACGCGGCGTTGCATGGCGGCCTGGACTCGGTGCAGTTCGGGGTCGATCCCTATTTCGGTCTCAGTGTGCCGCAGTCCTGCCAAGGGGTGCCGGCGGCGGTTCTCAATCCGCGCGAAACGTGGTCCGATAAAAGCGCCTACGAGAAAACGGCGGCGGGTCTGGTCGGTCGCTTCCAGCAAAACTTCGTTCAGTTCGAATCCTACGTCGAGGGCGACATCCGCGCCGCGGCCCCGCGCGCGGCGGCCTAA
- the addB gene encoding double-strand break repair protein AddB, with amino-acid sequence MGNDLQGDLFGGAADVRRHATTVFTIQSGTSFVDSLAAGLIARYGDTPGLSRVRVLLPTRRSVRALQEAFLRQSGGRPMLLPHIRPIGDIDVEELALDSLIADALGKEGGGIAQIPPAIPAVLRQLLLTSIIIRWSHRYDAAPREPGHAAGLARELARLIDQVQTEGLSFEGLKSLVPDGLAHHWQKTLEFLQIVTHEWPNVIATQGFVDPATHRNLLLAALADHWRRAPPNNPVVAAGSTGSVPATANLLGAIAAMPNGALILPGLDQRLDDAAWQMIEQTHPQFGMKQLLERLGVDRADVAHWDRGAEDHARFQLFSEVMRPAGSTDQWHRMRGLPEEAMGGITRIECPGPREEAGVIALLLRETLEVPGKTAALVTSDRALARRVAAELQRWRLEVDDSGGAPLSQTAPGAFVRLVVRMIADDLAPVPLLAALKHPLAAGGEAPGRFRAMVRQLELAVLHGPRPGRGFKDLQMALARRGAPEALRQWLRRLERAAKPFAAILRRPNVPLGELVHAHVEFAETLAKSDAESGRDRLWQGDAGEALSDLFREITEGAAGLPKIWGGDYPALVEALMADRVVRPRFGGHPRLSIWGPLEARLQQADLLILGGLNEGKWPPETDADPWLSRPMRQRFGLPLPERRIGLSAHDFVQNACAPEVVLTRALKVEGTPTVASRWLLRLETLVGPPQEAEAVRAARYVGWMQRLDWDGVAHPVAPPSFAPPVAARPRELSATDVELLVRNPYGVYAKKVLGLRALDPIDTSPGAADRGSFIHQALDDFVTAYPDDLPGNALEALHDFGKKAFGDTLDEPIVAAFWWPWFEQIADWFLGIERERRQTTKTVLSEARGRWTFAAPHGPFTLTAKADRVDRLPDGSLSVIDYKTGAVPRQEDVKLGLSPQLPVEAVIAEAGGFEGVAPAPVSELAYWKLGGAAAGKLQPVRVDAEDGGIAALVAAARDGIEAIVAAFDNAETPYLCRPRPFAAPRFDDYEHLARFKEWAAEGETEG; translated from the coding sequence GTGGGCAACGATCTACAAGGCGATCTTTTTGGTGGCGCAGCGGATGTGCGCCGCCATGCGACGACTGTCTTCACCATTCAGTCGGGGACGTCGTTCGTGGATTCGCTCGCGGCCGGGCTGATCGCGCGTTATGGCGACACGCCCGGATTGAGCCGCGTCCGTGTTCTGTTACCGACCCGCCGGTCGGTGCGGGCGCTGCAGGAAGCCTTTCTGCGACAAAGCGGCGGTCGTCCCATGCTATTGCCGCACATTCGGCCCATCGGCGACATCGATGTCGAAGAACTGGCGCTCGATTCGCTGATTGCCGACGCGTTGGGGAAAGAAGGTGGTGGTATTGCGCAAATACCGCCGGCGATCCCGGCGGTGCTGCGCCAGTTGTTGCTCACGTCGATCATCATTCGCTGGAGCCATCGCTACGATGCCGCGCCACGCGAACCCGGCCATGCCGCCGGTCTTGCGCGCGAGCTGGCCCGCCTGATCGATCAAGTTCAAACCGAAGGACTGTCGTTCGAGGGCCTGAAATCCTTGGTGCCGGATGGGCTGGCCCACCATTGGCAGAAAACGCTCGAGTTCCTGCAGATCGTTACCCACGAATGGCCCAACGTTATCGCCACCCAGGGGTTCGTCGACCCCGCGACCCATCGCAACCTGCTGCTTGCCGCCTTGGCCGATCACTGGCGGCGCGCGCCGCCGAATAATCCAGTGGTGGCGGCGGGATCGACCGGGAGCGTGCCAGCCACTGCAAATCTTTTAGGGGCCATCGCTGCGATGCCAAACGGCGCGCTGATCCTGCCGGGCTTGGATCAACGCTTGGACGATGCCGCCTGGCAGATGATCGAACAGACGCATCCGCAATTCGGGATGAAACAGCTTCTCGAACGTCTCGGGGTCGACCGCGCCGATGTCGCGCACTGGGACCGCGGGGCGGAGGATCATGCGCGCTTCCAGTTGTTTTCGGAGGTGATGCGTCCGGCGGGGTCGACCGACCAATGGCACCGCATGCGCGGTCTTCCTGAAGAGGCGATGGGCGGGATCACGCGGATCGAGTGTCCGGGCCCGCGCGAGGAGGCCGGCGTGATCGCGCTGTTGTTGCGCGAAACCCTCGAGGTGCCCGGTAAGACCGCCGCGCTGGTGACGTCCGACCGCGCGCTAGCGCGCCGGGTGGCGGCGGAACTTCAGCGCTGGCGGCTGGAGGTCGATGACTCAGGCGGGGCGCCGCTCAGTCAAACGGCACCGGGGGCTTTCGTACGACTCGTGGTTCGTATGATTGCGGACGACCTTGCGCCGGTGCCGTTGCTCGCGGCACTCAAGCATCCGTTAGCCGCCGGGGGAGAGGCGCCGGGGCGGTTTCGGGCCATGGTTCGGCAGTTGGAGCTTGCGGTTCTGCACGGGCCCCGGCCCGGTCGTGGGTTCAAGGATCTCCAGATGGCTTTGGCGCGGCGCGGCGCGCCCGAGGCGTTGCGCCAGTGGTTGCGGCGCTTGGAGCGCGCGGCCAAGCCGTTTGCTGCAATTCTGCGGCGGCCGAATGTCCCCCTTGGCGAGCTGGTCCATGCCCACGTCGAATTTGCCGAAACCCTCGCCAAGAGCGACGCCGAGTCCGGTCGCGATCGCCTGTGGCAAGGCGACGCGGGCGAGGCGCTTTCCGATCTCTTTCGCGAAATCACCGAAGGAGCCGCCGGTCTTCCAAAGATATGGGGTGGCGACTATCCCGCGCTGGTCGAAGCGCTGATGGCCGACCGCGTCGTTCGACCCCGATTTGGCGGCCACCCGCGCCTGTCCATTTGGGGTCCGCTGGAGGCGCGGCTGCAACAGGCCGATCTATTGATCCTCGGCGGCCTGAACGAGGGCAAGTGGCCGCCCGAAACCGATGCCGATCCGTGGCTCAGCCGGCCCATGCGTCAGCGCTTCGGCCTGCCGTTGCCGGAACGGCGGATCGGGTTGTCGGCCCATGACTTCGTGCAAAATGCCTGCGCGCCGGAGGTCGTCTTGACCCGTGCGCTCAAGGTCGAGGGGACGCCGACGGTTGCATCGCGCTGGTTGTTGCGACTTGAAACACTCGTGGGTCCGCCCCAGGAAGCCGAAGCCGTGCGCGCCGCGCGGTATGTCGGCTGGATGCAGCGTTTGGATTGGGACGGTGTCGCTCATCCAGTCGCACCGCCGTCGTTCGCCCCGCCGGTGGCGGCGCGGCCGCGCGAACTATCGGCCACGGACGTCGAGTTGCTGGTGCGCAATCCTTACGGCGTTTACGCCAAGAAGGTTCTGGGTCTACGGGCTCTCGACCCGATCGACACGTCGCCGGGCGCGGCGGATCGTGGGTCGTTCATCCACCAAGCGCTCGACGATTTTGTCACGGCGTATCCCGACGACTTGCCGGGCAATGCGCTTGAGGCGTTGCACGACTTTGGTAAGAAGGCCTTCGGCGATACGCTGGACGAGCCGATCGTCGCGGCGTTCTGGTGGCCGTGGTTTGAACAGATCGCCGATTGGTTCTTGGGGATCGAACGCGAGCGGCGACAAACGACCAAAACGGTCCTGAGCGAAGCGCGCGGCCGTTGGACCTTTGCCGCGCCCCATGGGCCGTTCACCCTGACCGCCAAAGCCGACCGGGTCGATCGTCTCCCCGATGGATCGCTTTCGGTCATCGACTACAAGACCGGCGCGGTCCCCCGCCAGGAGGACGTCAAGTTGGGGCTTAGTCCCCAGTTACCGGTTGAGGCCGTGATCGCCGAGGCGGGCGGTTTCGAGGGGGTCGCGCCGGCGCCGGTGAGCGAACTGGCCTATTGGAAGTTGGGGGGTGCCGCCGCCGGCAAACTGCAACCGGTGCGCGTCGATGCCGAAGACGGTGGCATCGCGGCCTTGGTTGCCGCCGCGCGCGACGGCATCGAAGCGATCGTCGCCGCCTTCGATAACGCCGAGACGCCGTACCTGTGCCGGCCCAGGCCCTTCGCCGCGCCGCGGTTCGACGATTACGAGCATCTCGCGCGGTTCAAGGAATGGGCCGCCGAAGGCGAGACCGAAGGATGA
- a CDS encoding DUF2470 domain-containing protein translates to MSLDPVVVARQAIRRTLTGGLATMTRPPGTGVPYASLVLVATQSDGRPVLLLSTLAEHTQNALADARASLLFDATAGLASPLTGTRVTLQGTLVATTDDHARSRYLARHPDAGDYIAFADFGLYRFEPSRAHLVAGFGIIQWIDWNELATPVGADADIVTAESEILAHMNADHADAVALIAAANGGAPGAWIMTGCDPDGCDFRLGAATCRVDFAQRVYTRDAARLELVRLTRAAQKS, encoded by the coding sequence ATGTCGCTAGATCCGGTTGTTGTTGCGCGCCAGGCGATTCGCCGGACGCTGACTGGCGGCCTTGCCACGATGACCCGGCCGCCGGGGACGGGTGTGCCCTATGCGTCGCTGGTTCTGGTCGCAACCCAAAGCGACGGCCGACCGGTCCTTCTTCTGTCGACCCTCGCCGAGCACACGCAGAACGCGCTGGCCGATGCGCGCGCCAGCCTTCTCTTTGACGCGACCGCCGGGTTGGCCAGTCCGCTGACGGGGACGCGGGTGACGCTGCAGGGAACGTTGGTGGCGACCACGGACGACCATGCGCGCTCGCGCTACCTTGCGCGCCATCCCGACGCGGGCGACTACATTGCCTTCGCCGATTTCGGGTTGTACCGGTTCGAGCCGTCGCGCGCCCATCTGGTGGCGGGGTTTGGCATCATTCAATGGATCGACTGGAACGAGCTGGCGACGCCGGTGGGGGCGGACGCCGACATCGTCACGGCGGAATCGGAGATTTTGGCGCATATGAATGCCGATCACGCCGATGCCGTGGCGCTCATCGCCGCGGCAAACGGGGGGGCGCCTGGCGCGTGGATCATGACCGGATGCGATCCCGACGGCTGCGACTTTCGGCTGGGCGCGGCCACTTGCCGGGTCGATTTCGCCCAGCGGGTGTATACGCGGGACGCCGCCCGCCTGGAACTGGTTCGTCTGACCCGCGCCGCCCAAAAGTCGTGA
- a CDS encoding response regulator transcription factor: MAATIALVDDDRNILTSVSIALAAEGFAVDTYADGQEALDGLNKKPVDLVILDIKMPRMDGHELLSRLRRTSATPAIFLTSKDDEIDEVLGLKMGADDYIRKPFSQRLLLERVRAVLRRAEPVPQKGDAETGAGNLIARGSLTMDPARHACTWRGQEVRLTVTEFLILQALANRPGHVKSRDQLMDVAYDDQIYVDDRTIDSHIKRLRKKFREVDAEFDSIETLYGLGYRFRER; the protein is encoded by the coding sequence GTGGCCGCGACAATCGCACTCGTCGACGACGACCGAAACATTTTGACGTCGGTGTCCATCGCCCTCGCGGCGGAGGGCTTTGCCGTCGATACCTATGCCGACGGTCAAGAGGCCCTCGACGGCCTCAACAAGAAACCGGTCGATTTGGTAATTCTCGATATCAAGATGCCGCGCATGGACGGCCACGAACTTCTCAGCCGGCTGCGGCGGACCAGCGCAACGCCGGCGATTTTCTTGACCTCGAAGGACGACGAGATCGACGAAGTGCTCGGCCTCAAGATGGGCGCGGACGATTACATTCGCAAACCGTTTTCCCAGCGCCTGTTGCTGGAGCGCGTCCGGGCGGTTCTGCGCCGGGCCGAGCCGGTCCCGCAAAAGGGGGACGCCGAGACCGGCGCAGGCAATTTGATCGCCCGCGGGTCGCTGACCATGGATCCCGCGCGCCACGCCTGCACCTGGCGCGGTCAAGAGGTTCGCCTCACCGTGACCGAATTTCTCATTCTCCAGGCGCTGGCGAACCGCCCCGGCCATGTCAAAAGCCGCGACCAGCTCATGGACGTCGCTTACGACGACCAGATCTATGTCGACGACCGGACCATCGATAGCCACATCAAGCGACTGCGCAAAAAGTTCCGCGAGGTCGACGCCGAGTTCGATTCGATCGAGACCCTCTACGGTCTGGGTTACCGGTTTCGCGAGAGATAG